A window of Cryptomeria japonica chromosome 3, Sugi_1.0, whole genome shotgun sequence contains these coding sequences:
- the LOC131069548 gene encoding uncharacterized protein LOC131069548 codes for MAEVERKLEGQVVFSEIGRTHYGFDVFTIDLPHDLNEVKSVKLKDKRLTDGISVNYNAQFVAIEDVKLFLRHQDHAFAKSELEINDEEESLVFVSERTGSARIHLSAAIKTEEDNSSRRVTVGSLKGVAGFFFDRPIVNNGKVFFVSTREKPPNQAIGSWSAVYSTSLKTGATVRLTPPGVTDYSPSISPSGKWLMVASYGKTREWEMRHIEDLQTDLYVFSADDSSNRRMVAEWGGWPSWADENTVYFHRRAEDGWWSIYRLNLLDGAIQPQRITPPSVHAFTPCASHTGNWIAVATRRPETKFRHIEIFDLQSKSFIPVTASINPEIHHYNPFVSPDSSKLGFHRFRGEDAQEGDTMIPFLEHVESPIATLTMQRINGFFPTFSPDGFLIAFNPGVGPIGGVHVVKADGVSKRWKLFNGPAFAVSWNAKKSGLLYASVGPIFASDKTTVHVMSIRFNPDDLGEESDVRSEVKILTKNGTNNNAFPFSSPDGKQLVFRSGRSGHKNLYIMDAEEGEEGGIRILTEGPWIDTMPSWSPDGQWIGFSSNRGNPHQSTYFSAYLAHPDGSGLHRVPGTEKERINHVCFSPDSKSLLFTANLCGVSADPVSLPNQFQPYGELFVSALDGSDLQRLTFNAYEDGTPAWHKGCDVEQVDFQSPNLDEKKISGEKLKADFDEPGWLAEP; via the coding sequence ATGGCGGAGGTGGAGAGAAAGTTGGAAGGGCAAGTTGTCTTTTCTGAAATTGGTCGCACGCATTATGGATTCGATGTTTTCACAATCGATCTTCCTCATGACTTGAATGAGGTGAAATCTGTGAAGCTCAAAGACAAAAGACTAACAGACGGAATATCTGTTAACTACAATGCTCAATTTGTGGCCATTGAAGATGTCAAGCTCTTCCTTCGACACCAAGATCACGCTTTTGCAAAGTCTGAGTTGGAGATTAATGACGAAGAGGAGAGCTTGGTATTTGTCTCGGAGCGAACTGGAAGCGCCAGAATACACTTGAGCGCAGCCATTAAAACAGAGGAAGATAATTCTTCGAGAAGAGTAACTGTGGGTTCTCTGAAGGGAGTCGCCGGATTCTTCTTCGACAGGCCCATTGTCAACAATGGAAAAGTCTTTTTCGTATCGACTCGAGAGAAACCTCCTAATCAAGCTATCGGGAGCTGGTCTGCAGTCTACTCTACGTCTCTCAAAACAGGGGCAACAGTCCGGCTTACTCCTCCCGGAGTTACCGACTACAGTCCCTCCATTTCTCCCTCTGGAAAATGGCTGATGGTTGCCTCTTACGGCAAGACAAGAGAGTGGGAGATGAGACATATTGAGGATCTCCAGACTGATCTCTATGTTTTCAGTGCAGATGACAGCTCTAACAGGAGAATGGTTGCAGAGTGGGGAGGCTGGCCGAGCTGGGCAGATGAAAATACAGTCTACTTTCACAGAAGGGCTGAAGATGGGTGGTGGAGCATCTACAGATTGAACCTTTTGGATGGAGCAATTCAACCACAGCGGATAACGCCGCCCTCTGTTCATGCTTTCACTCCCTGTGCTTCACACACGGGGAACTGGATAGCGGTGGCTACCCGCAGACCGGAGACCAAGTTCAGGCATATTGAAATCTTCGACCTGCAGTCGAAATCTTTTATACCGGTGACCGCCTCTATCAATCCGGAGATTCATCACTACAATCCTTTCGTTTCCCCTGATTCTTCAAAGCTGGGCTTCCACAGATTCAGGGGAGAAGATGCCCAAGAGGGTGACACCATGATTCCTTTCTTAGAGCATGTGGAGTCACCCATTGCAACGCTTACAATGCAGAGAATAAACGGCTTTTTCCCGACGTTTTCTCCTGATGGGTTTCTCATAGCCTTCAATCCTGGTGTGGGTCCAATTGGTGGAGTTCACGTAGTGAAGGCAGATGGGGTGTCCAAGAGATGGAAATTGTTCAATGGCCCTGCATTTGCTGTTTCATGGAACGCCAAGAAAAGTGGGCTTTTATATGCATCGGTTGGTCCAATTTTTGCTTCGGATAAAACTACAGTTCATGTAATGTCAATCCGTTTTAATCCAGACGACCTGGGAGAAGAGAGCGATGTCAGATCTGAGGTGAAGATTTTGACCAAAAATGGCACCAACAACAATGCCTTTCCTTTTTCATCTCCAGATGGGAAACAATTGGTATTCAGATCGGGGAGATCCGGGCACAAGAATCTGTACATAATGGATGCAGAGGAGGGCGAGGAGGGCGGGATTCGAATCCTGACTGAAGGCCCCTGGATTGACACCATGCCCTCCTGGTCTCCCGACGGTCAATGGATTGGATTTTCTTCTAATCGGGGCAATCCCCATCAATCGACCTACTTTAGCGCGTATTTAGCTCATCCAGATGGATCGGGGCTACACAGAGTGCCGGGCACCGAGAAGGAAAGAATCAATCATGTCTGTTTCAGCCCCGACTCTAAAAGTCTTCTTTTTACTGCGAATTTATGCGGAGTTTCGGCAGACCCAGTTTCTCTGCCCAATCAATTCCAACCTTACGGGGAACTTTTTGTGTCTGCATTGGATGGAAGTGATTTGCAGAGGTTAACTTTCAATGCGTATGAAGATGGGACTCCTGCATGGCATAAGGGTTGTGATGTCGAACAAGTTGATTTCCAGTCTCCGAATTTAGATGAAAAGAAAATATCAGGGGAAAAGCTGAAAGCTGATTTTGATGAACCAGGGTGGCTTGCAGAACCGTAG